From a region of the Pristis pectinata isolate sPriPec2 chromosome 2, sPriPec2.1.pri, whole genome shotgun sequence genome:
- the tmem165 gene encoding LOW QUALITY PROTEIN: transmembrane protein 165 (The sequence of the model RefSeq protein was modified relative to this genomic sequence to represent the inferred CDS: deleted 1 base in 1 codon) codes for MSPTCLPLAAGVAAVLLLSFCCTVASATAVQDEEKAAKVDPAVRKISSPHPMDNVLSDESITKTNLGFIHALIASISVIIVSELGDKTFFIAAIMAMRYNRLTVLAGAMLALGLMTCLSVLFGYATTIIPRKYTYYVSTALFAIFGFRMLWEGLKMSPNEGQEELEEVQAEIKKKDEDLQRSKVANGPQDIEAGSTTHQPQKRRLHCISPVFIQALTLTFLAEWGDRSQLTTIVLAAREDPFGVAVGGTLGHCLCTGLAVIGGRMVAQKISVRTVTIIGGIVFLAFALSALFISPDGGF; via the exons ATGTCTCCGACGTGCCTGCCTTTGGCAGCGGGTGTCGCCGCCGTTCTCCTGTTGAGTTTCTGCTGTACGGTGGCGTCGGCAACCGCCGTGCAAGATGAGGAGAAAGCGGCCAAGGTGGATCCAGCAGTGCGG AAAATATCTTCACCACATCCTATGGATAATGTTCTAAGCGATGAATCTATTACCAAAACAAATCTGGGTTTTATACATGCACTTATTGCATCCATATCGGTCATCATCGTCTCTGAGCTGGGTGACAAGACATTCTTCATAGCAGCAATTATGGCCATGCGCTACAATCGC CTGACTGTGCTTGCTGGAGCAATGCTGGCTTTGGGATTGATGACCTGTTTGTCTG TTCTCTTTGGCTATGCTACTACAATAATACCCCGGAAGTATACGTACTATGTATCAACTGCATTATTTGCAATATTTGGCTTCCGAATGCTTTGGGAAGGCTTGAAGATGAGTCCTAATGAAGGTCAGGAagaactggaagaagtgcaagcagAAATCAAAAAGAAAGATGAGGAT CTTCAACGATCAAAAGTAGCAAATGGTCCACAGGATATTGAAGCAGGTTCAACAACACATCAGCCACAAAAGAGGCGATTGCATTGTATTTCTCCAGTTTTCATTCAGGCATTGACTCTTACGTTTCTGGCAGAGTGGGGAGATCGGTCACAGTTAACTACCATTGTACTAGCTGCTCGGGAG GATCCCTTTGGTGTTGCTGTAGGTGGGACACTGGGACACTGCCTTTGTACTGGATTGGCAGTAATTGGAGGAAGGATGGTTGCTCAGAAAATCTCAGTTAGAACTG TGACCATCATTGGTGGAATAGTTTTCTTGGCATTTGCACTCTCTGCCTTGTTCATCAGTCCTGACGGCGGGTTTTAA